Part of the Thermodesulfobacteriota bacterium genome, GCCCTTACCGGATGGGTTTTGAACCCATTAGACTCCTTCAGCGAATTTCAAATGTGGCTCTTTCGCCACCTATTCCAACGCTCCAGACTTCGCCTGGCGCTACGATGTTCGATGTTCATTTGTTTTTCATTACCTTTCTCTTTTGCCTCCTGCCCTTCCCTTTTTTAGTTAAAAAATATACGAGAGATATCGTTATAAAAAACAAATATCATCAGCATAATGAGTATGAACATTCCTGCCTGCTGTGCCACTTCACGCACCTTTACCCCTACAGGACGCCCAATTAGCGCTTCCAAAAAGAAGAAAAGTAAATGTCCCCCGTCCAGCACAGGTATGGGGATGAAATTGATTATAGCAAGGGTGATGCTTATAATTGCAATAAAGAACGATAAGCTGCCGACCCCTTTTTTTGCATAATGACCGGCCATTTGCGCAATCAGAATTGGACCGCCTATGGTTTTTACAGACTCTGTGCCTTTGATCAACCTGGCAATGCCGGTGACGGTCCTTTTGGTCCATTTCCATGTTTCGCTTAAGCTCTCGACAAAGGCCTGAAAAGGATTCAGCTTTTTTATAAATCCATCGCTTCCGCTTCCTATCCCGATAATATAGCTTTTTATCTCTGCGCCAAATATCGTGTCAATTTTAAGTTCTGGTACAATCGGTACATTGAACTCAGATTCGCCGCGGCGAACGGTCACGGTAATTTTTTTTCCATCGCTTAATGCAATCAGGTGAGCCATCTCTTCCCACTGTTCCACCCGGGCCCCATCAATGGCAACAATCCTATCTCCTTTCATCAGCCCGGCTTTTTGTGCGGGTTTTCCCTCCAGAACAGAACCGATGGAGGGCCTTAATACAAAAAGGCCGTATATTTGAAACATGACAAAAAATATGATCGCTGCCAGAAGAAAATTAAAAAATGGTCCGGCGGCAACAATTAATATGCGTTTAAAGACATGCTTATGGGTAAAAGAGATGGGTATATCCTTGGGATCAATTTGGGCATCAGGTTCTTCCCCCACCATCTTGACATATCCCCCAAGGGGAATGGCGGATACCCGGTAATCCGTAATGCCGATCTTTTTTCCAAAAATTCTCGGCCCGAATCCCAATGAAAATTTTTCCACGCCCACACCAAATAACCGGGCCACCAGGAAATGGCCCAATTCGTGGAAAAAAATAAGAATGCCCAACACAATGATAAAGGCAAATAAATTTGTGGTCATGATAAATCCTGGCACAACGTTTAGCGCTTCACGCCATGCGTTTTATTAAAAGTTATTTTTTGGTGATTACAGCATGGTTGCGGGTTACGGGTAAAAAAAGTATTTTTATCGATTTTCACAACTTGCAACCCGTAACTTGAAACTCGCAACCCGATTTTCCCTGTGAGCCAATGACTTTGCGCTATGAGCAGGTTATCAACTCACCCGCTATTTTCCTGGCCCACTGATCCGCTTCCATAATATCCGAAAGAGTTGGATGGTTAACCACTGTGTGGCGATTCATGGTATCATTTATTATTTGATGAATGTCGGTAAATGATATACGCCGGTTTAAAAAAGCAATGACCGCTTCTTCATTGGCGGCATTTAATACTGCAGGGAAAGTCTCCCCTGCTTTACAGGTATCGTAAGCCAGCGCAAGACAGGGAAACTTTTCAAAATCCGGCTGTTGAAATGTAAAGGCCCCGATACCTGCAAAATCAGGCAACTCCTGACATAAGGGAAGCCGCTCAGGATACGACAAGGCATATGCAATCGCTCCTTTCATATCCGGAATTCCTATCTGGGCCATTACGGATCCATCCTTAAAGGAAACCATGGAATGAATCATGCTCTGGGGTTGAATCAAAACTTCGATTCTATCATGTGAAACCCCAAAAAGATCTTTGGCTTCCAGAACCTCCAGCCCTTTGTTCATCATGGTGGCAGAATCGATACTTATCTTTCTTCCCATCTGCCAGGTGGGATGATTCAACGCATCTTCCGGTTTGATTTCGCCAAATTCCTCTAACGGACGTTGCAAAAAAGGACCTCCCGAACCGGTAAGAAATATCCGGTCTAAATCTTCCATCCGGCTTCCGGCAATACACTGAAATATTGCGCTGTGCTCGCTGTCAATGGGAAGTATTTTAACTCCTTTTTCAGCTGCCTGTTTTACAACAATTTCTCCTGCCATGACAAGTGTTTCTTTATTTGCCAGGGCAATATCCTTTCCTGCATCTATGGCAGCCAGTGTCGGCAGCAAACCAGCCGCACCTAC contains:
- a CDS encoding 1-deoxy-D-xylulose-5-phosphate reductoisomerase — its product is MKNLSILGSTGSIGRNAVKIVEQFPNRFNIKALAAKKNVALLARQIESLKPELAAVFDKKNADELKKLMPSARGVEIMHGLAGYKSAATLSGVDMVVTAMVGAAGLLPTLAAIDAGKDIALANKETLVMAGEIVVKQAAEKGVKILPIDSEHSAIFQCIAGSRMEDLDRIFLTGSGGPFLQRPLEEFGEIKPEDALNHPTWQMGRKISIDSATMMNKGLEVLEAKDLFGVSHDRIEVLIQPQSMIHSMVSFKDGSVMAQIGIPDMKGAIAYALSYPERLPLCQELPDFAGIGAFTFQQPDFEKFPCLALAYDTCKAGETFPAVLNAANEEAVIAFLNRRISFTDIHQIINDTMNRHTVVNHPTLSDIMEADQWARKIAGELITCS
- the rseP gene encoding RIP metalloprotease RseP, with amino-acid sequence MTTNLFAFIIVLGILIFFHELGHFLVARLFGVGVEKFSLGFGPRIFGKKIGITDYRVSAIPLGGYVKMVGEEPDAQIDPKDIPISFTHKHVFKRILIVAAGPFFNFLLAAIIFFVMFQIYGLFVLRPSIGSVLEGKPAQKAGLMKGDRIVAIDGARVEQWEEMAHLIALSDGKKITVTVRRGESEFNVPIVPELKIDTIFGAEIKSYIIGIGSGSDGFIKKLNPFQAFVESLSETWKWTKRTVTGIARLIKGTESVKTIGGPILIAQMAGHYAKKGVGSLSFFIAIISITLAIINFIPIPVLDGGHLLFFFLEALIGRPVGVKVREVAQQAGMFILIMLMIFVFYNDISRIFFN